Genomic segment of Rhodocaloribacter litoris:
TGCTGGCCTGTAGCCGCACCGGGGCCGAGACGGTGGTGCGGCAGGACCGGGAGATCGACGCGCTGGAGCTGGCCATCGATCACCAGTGCGAACGCATCCTGGCCCTGCAGCAGCCCGTGGCCGTCGACCTGCGCATGCTCATCGCGGCTTCCAAGATCAACAAGGACCTCGAGCGCATCGGCGATGAGTGCAAGAACATCGCGCGGGCCATCCCGCACCTCTGTGCCACGCCCGAGGTGCTCCGGGTCACCAGCTTCGACCAGATGGCCGACGTGGCCCGCTCCATGTTTCGGAAGGTGCAGGATGCCCTCCACCGCCGCGACCGCCTGCTGGCCCGCCAGGTGATCGCCGAAGACCAGCAGGTGGACCGCCTCTACCTCCAGAACTTCAATGCCCTGGTGGCCTACGGCGCGGCGCATCCCGAACACATGGAGGCCGTCGCCCACCTCTTCTCGGTCGTCAAGGCGTTCGAGCGCATCGCCGACCACGTCAAGAACATCGGCGAGGACGTCGTCTTCCTGATCGACGCGGTCGATATCCGGCACCGGGAGCTGCACCAGGCAGCCGGCGAGTCGGACGAACAAGGGTAGGGCATGGCCGGCGTCATGCGGGGGGGCGGCCGCGTGTGGCGAGTTGCAGGTTCTTGTAGCGGGGGTCGTAGGTCACCTCACGCCCGAACCACGCCGGCGGCGCGTAGGCCTCGGCGGCGGCATGGCTCTCGAACTCGACCTCGGCCGTGAAGAGCCCTTCCAGGGCCCCGTGGTAGACGTCCAGCTCGATGGTGTACGCGCCGTGGGGCAGGTAGTAGCGGGTTTTTTCCAGGCGTCGTCCCTCCGTCGCCGGCCAGAGTGCCTCGAACTGGTCCGCCGCCAGCAACACCTCCCGCTCGATGCGGGCCCGTTCCCCCGCGCTTTTGACCGTCAGGTAGAACCGGTCTCCTTTCTGCCGCAGGCGCACCACCGTGCCGTTCGGGTCGGCGGCGACGTAGCCCTGCCGGACGGGCTCGTGCGGGAAGATCTCCAGCCGTTCCGGAAGGCGGTCGATGAGAAACTTGCGCTCGATCTCCAGCACGGCAGGTCGGCACGGGATGACGGAGACAAAAGGGCGACCTGCGAAAGATACGACGTTCGTCGTGGAGGGTGCGTCTCAGAAGGTGAAAAAGAACGTCAGGCGGGGCATGACGGTGGGATCGGGGGCGGGGCGGTCGTCCGGCGCGTCGTAGAAGACCACCTCTACGTTGGGCAGGAAGTGAACCTGTTCGTGGGCGACCACGTCGAGGCCCAGCAGGACGAGGTTGGAGCGGGCCGAGGCCTGGAAGGGCAGGTAGGCGATGCGGCCGGCATCCGGGTTCGGATCGAACAGGCGGTCGTACCGTACGTAGCCGTGGAGCCGGTCGGCCAGTTGCAGGACTCCGAAGAGGGAGAGCCCGTTCAGGTCGACGTCCGGTCCGGCTTCCACGTCACGGTGCTGGTAGACGTACTGGATGCCGGCCCGGCCGGTCTCGAAGTGAAAGCCGGCAAACGCCTGCAGCGTGTACCGGTTTGTCTCGCCGGGCCGGTCGTCGACGTCGCCGTACAGCTCGAAGACGGCGGTGTCGTTCGGGTACAGCGCCAGCGACAGCATGGCTTTCTTTCCCTTGTTCGTCTCCGCTCCGGTGCCTCCGCCGTTGGCGAACATCACGTGGTAACGGACCCTGCGTGCCGCATCCAGGTTGCCGCGTGCGGCCAGGCCGATGTCCCGGGAGGAGCCGAGCCGCTGCAAGTCGACCAGGGTCTTTTCTACGGACCGGTATCCCCACACGTCTTCGACGACGTTCCAGGTGGGCGTGCTGGAGAGGCCGGCGTAGACCTGGTGGTCGGCGCTTTTCCAGCGGAGATACAGGTCTTTGGCGAAAGGTTCGAGGCGGGCGTTGGAGGTGAAGTCGCCCGGCGAGTTCATCTCCGTCCGGAGGCGTGCCGACCAGACCTCGCTGATGGCAAAGTCGAACGTGAGGTAGACGCGGCGGAACCAGAAGCCGTTTTGTCCCTCCAGGTCTGCCCCGTCATGGGCTGCCACCCAGTAGGCGTCGCCGAAGGCCAGGCCGCTGATGGAAACATCCTGGCCGAAGGCCGGCGTGAACAGCATCCAGGCGGCGAGCAGGCACAGGCACACGGGCATGAGCGGCTTCCTGCGTGCCTTGGCGGGGGACGGCGGGGTGTGCGGGGGGACCGGGTGCGCGGCGGGTGACTGGCAGGGCATGGAGGGGATGAAAACGGCTGGACGTTACGGCTGGCGGTAGCGGCCCCATATTAAGAAAGTGTTGCCTGCAGAAAAGCCCGGTCGTATAAAAATGTGGTGATGATTTGACGTTTTTCTGGGGGCAGGGTAGTGGAGGGAAGAAGAGGTGGTTCGGGGCTTTCGCATGGTGCTCGTTCTGCGTTACCTTTAAGGCCGGAAGGGAAGGGTGGTTTGGGTTTTGCCGGGCGAGGCCGGGATAGACGGATTGGGATTCATGCATGTAGAGCCAGATGCCCTCACCGTGCTGGGGCTCGTTGCCGCGGCCTGCACGACGGTTGCTTTCTTGCCGCAGGTGGTCAAGAACTGGCGGACGAAGTCGGCCGGGGATTTGTCGTTTGGTATGTTCGGCTTGTTCACCATCGGGGTGGTGCTCTGGCTGGTCTACGGGGTGCTTATCGAGAACCTCCCGATCATTGCGGCGAACATGGTCACGCTGGTGCTGAATGTGATCAACCTCGTCCAGATGGTCCGCTATCGCCACCGGGGGGTGCCGGGGAAGAAAGCGGTCTGAAGCGGGCGGACACCCTTCCGGAGGCGACGCCACGTTCGATCCACGAAACAGGAGGTATGCCGATGAGTGCGCTGCTTCAGCCGGAACAGGTCATTGCCCTGGAAACCATGGCCCGGGAGGCGTCCGATGAGGCCCTCCGGCGCCGGGCCCGGCTTTTGTTGCTCTATCACGAGGGCCGGCCGACGCGCGAGGTGGCCGCCGCCGTGGGACTGTCCCCGAGCCGGGCGAACTACTGGCGCCGTGAATTCCGGCGGCGCGGGATGGACGTTTTTCCACAGACCGATGCCGTGCCGGTGAAGCCGGCGACCCCCCCGGCCTCGAGAAAGCGTGCTCCGAAGACGCCCGCCGCTGAGGCGGAAGCCTCGCTGGTGGACCGGGTCACGGATGCGATTGCCGAAACCGTGCCGGCCCTGTTGCCGAAAAAGCTGCGCAAGAAGGCCGAGAAGCTCGCCGGTGAGGTGCGGGACATCCTCGGCAAGAAGGCGGCCCGGGCGATCGAGGAGATTCGCACCGAGGAGAGTTTCCGGGCGTTTGTCGACTTCGTCCAGAAGCAGGGGGCGCAGATCCGCGAGAAGTTGGAGGCGGAAGACCTGAAGAAAAAGCAAATCAAGTTTCTGCGGAAGCAACTGAAGAAGCTGGAGGCTCAGATCGAACGGGCCGAGAAGCTGCTGCAGAAAATGGAATCCCGGTAGTTCGTTCGGGGCCGGTGTACGCCCCGGGAGGGAGGCGCTCAGCCGTTCCCGCGGGGAGCGGGTCGAAGGTTGAAAAGCCGGGACTTGGGGTTTCCCCTGCGCCTTTTTGCCCTCGTGGCAGCCGGACCGGAGGCGCGGCGCGTCCAATCCGGCTGTCACGAGGGCCCGAAGCCCTTTCAAGCTTCACGGGTTGGCTTTCAGGCTCCCGGAGGACGGATAGAGCATCACGCGCCGGTGCCCGTAGAGACGGAAGGTTTCCCCGGCGTCTTCGGTGACGGCGGCGAGGTATTTGCCTTCGATGCGCGTTCGAAGCGTGCGGGTGGTGCCGTCTTCGAGGGTGAAGATCAACTGTTCCTCGGGGTCGTTGCGCACGTCGTCGGCCGGTACCTCGGCCAGGAAGCCGTCCGCCTGGAGCGGGGTGAAGCGGTCGAGCCAGCGGGCGACGGCGGCCGAGTCGGCCGGTGCGGTGGTGCCGTCGACCCGGATCTGCCAGGCGCCGTGCTCGCGGAAGACCTCATACGTTTTGTCTTCCTTCTCGACGCGCACCTGCCGGATGGCCAGCGGGCTTTTCAGGTCGAGGACGGTCTTGTCCCGCCAGTCGTCGAGCACCGTGGGGAAGAAGGGGCGGCCACGGGCCAGCAGGACGCGCGGGTCGTCGCCGAGGCGAAGGTAGACCGACTGGAAATCGGGGCCGGATTTACCCAGGGTGAGCCGGATCGGGGACGGGGCGTCCGTGTACAGGGTGACCGTCTTCGCCGAGGAGTCCACGCCGTAGTGGGCGTGGCGCGCGGGGTTGGTCGAGAGGACGGCCTCCGGCTTGAGGTTTTTCAGGGCGGCCAGGAAACCGGCCGCGGTGGCCGAGTCGGCGCGGGCCTCGAGCGGGGCGGTCAGGTGCCAGCCTGTGGGCCGGCGTTCGAGCGACAGGGCCTGCCCGGGCCAGGTTACGTTCATCCGTGAGACGGCCTCCGGCTCGATCGCCAGTTCGGGTACCTCGACCGTCGAGATCTCGTCGTCGAAGACGCCGGCGGCGAAGGCGACGATCAGCAGAAGGACGACCCCGCCGGCAAGGAGCAACAGGGTGTTGTTTCGCATGGTGGTACCGTTTAAAGTCCGATCGGTGGAGGGTCAGGTTGTTCGGGCGCGTGCGTAGTTGCATGACGCACTACGCACGACGAAACGGGGGTCAGGCGGGTTCGTGCACTTCGGCCCGGCGCGGCGTTTCCGGTGCGGAGGGTGCGGGAGAGCCGGGCAGGACGAACGTGCGGCTTTTGCGCAGGCGCCAGCGGATGAGGCCGAAGAGCAGCACCAGCAGGGCGGGTCCGAGCATGTTGGCGTACTTGATCCACGGGCGCACGGCTTCGCTGACGAACTCGAGCTGGCGCGGTTCGATTGTCTTGGTGCGGATCGCCAGCAGGTCGTCGTCCTGGGCGAGCCAGTCCACCATGTTCAGCACGAAGGCGACGTTGCCCGGGATCTCGGTGCCCATGAGCGAGGCATTCACGAAGTCGCCGTCGCCCACGACGACCAGGCGGGTGTTGGGGCTGCGCAGCCCGTCCACGTAGGCGCTGGGGAAGGTGCCGCTGTAGGCGGCTGCCAGCACGTAAGGGCCGTCCCGGAGCGTCTCCATGGAACGGGCGACCATCGGCTGGATGAAGAAGAAGTCCTGCTGCAGGCCACTCCGGGGGGAGGAATACATCAGGGGTTCAAGGGTTACGTTCTCGGGCAGCACGGCCGCCGTGTCGAGGGCGCTGGCATAGTAGAGCCCCACCTCGCGCAGCCGGTTGACCATCTGGTGGTCCGGGTTGAACCGGGTGGCGATGGGGAAGAACGGGTATTCGATGGCCTGCTGGACGATGAAGCCGCCGAGGTTGCGCTGCACCGAGATGCTCGAGCTCTGGCGGTCCATCACCAGGTTGGCACCGATGCGGGCGCCGTAGCGTTCGAGCAGCCCTTCGAGGCCGGTGGTCAGTTCCGAAGCCTGGCCCATCTGCAGGTTGGCGGCCACCCGGTTGAGCAGGAAGCCGGCCTTGCCGCCGCTCATGAGGTAGGCGTCGATCGCCTTCAGGTGGGCCTCCGGCAGCGAGTCCGACGGGGCCACCACCAGCAGCACGTCGGGCCGGGGGCTCAGCGTCGTGTCCGTGACCGAGACGGTGCGGACGTCGTAGTTGCGCTGGAGGGCCCGGTCGAGCGCGGGCATGTGCTGGGCCGGTGTGGGCTCGCCGTGGCCGGTCAGGAAGCCGACGACGGGGGTGCGCTCCCGGGTCAGCTTCTTCAAGGCGCTCGTGATGTCGTATTCGAGCGTCGAGAGGTCCTGCACGACCGGGATGATCTCGCGTTCGCCGCCGTAGAGGATGGCCAGGCCCATGAAGGCGTTCTTGATCTGCAGGTTGTCGTTCTCGATCACCTGGATCTGAACGGGCGGAATGCCGTAGCGCTCGGCTTCTTCCCGGAGCGCCTCGTCGCTGCCCGGGTCGACGAATTCGTACTGGACGTTGCGCCCTCCATAGGCCCGGTAGTCGTCGAGCTTGTCCCGGAGGAAGCGCAGGTTGCTGCTGTAGGGGGCCGGCAGGTTCGGGGTGAAGAAAGCCTTGAAGGTGACCGGGTCCTCCAGGTTTTCCACGAGCCGGATCGAGGCCGGCGAGAGGGAATACACGTTGTCGTCGGTCAGGTCGAGGCGAAGGAAGAGGTTGACGCCGATCAGGTTCAGGAGGACGAGGATCACCCCGACCAGCAGGAGCGAGGTACGGGAAGTCCAGTCGCGCTTCATGGTCTACTCGGGTCTTCTGGCGAGGTGGTAGGCGGTCAGCAGGCAGGCGAAGAAGGTCACCGAGAGGTAGTAGAGCACGTCGCGGGAGTCGATCACGCCGCGCAGCAGGTTGCGGTAGTGGTAGTCGATGCTCAGGTATTCGAGCAGGCCGGCCAGGGCCCCCGGGACGAAGTCGGTGACCTTGTCCATCATGAAGAGGGCGAAGATGATGGCAAAGCCCAGGATGAAGGCCACGATCTGGTTGCGCGTCAGGCTGGAGGCCAGCAGGCCGATGGCGCCGTAGGTGACGGCCAGGAGCATCAGGCCGAGGTAGCCGCCGGCGGTGGCGCCGAAGTCGGGGTCGCCGAGGACGGCGATGGTCAGGGCGTAGAGGCCCGTCAGGCCGATGGCGCTCCAGAGCAGCACCGTCACGGCCAGCAGCTTGCCCGTGATCACCTGCCAGTCGCGCACGGGCATCGTCAGGAGCAGTTCCAGCGTGCCGGCGCGTCGCTCCTCGGCGAACGTCGCCATCGTGACGGCCGGGACGAAGAACATGAAGATGATCGGAGCCAGGTCGAACACGGTGCGCAGCGACGCCACGTTCTGCAGGAACAGCCCGTTGCCGAAGAACCAGCCTACGATCAGCAGGAATGCGATGAGCACGACGTAGGCCGACGGGCTGTCGAAGGCGGCGTTCAGCTCGCGCTTCATCAAAATCCAGGCGGGTTTCATGGGCTTTTCGCGGAATCAGGGAACGGGGGGAAACCGGAGGGGGCCTTTCAGGCGGCGTGGGTGAGCTGGCGGAAGACCGCCTCGAGGTCGGCCCGGGTGCGGTGCAGTTCGGTCAGCACCCAGCCCTGCTCGACGGCCAGGCGGAAGAGCTCGGGGCGCAGGTCGTCCGGTTGCTCGGAGGCCAGCTCGTAGACGAGAGCACCGTCGCCGTCCGGGTGCACATCGACGATGCGGGCCTTGCCCCAGGCCTGCAGGGCGGCTTCTATGCCGCCCGGGCCGGTTCCGCCATTGGCCTGCACGCCGAAGCGGATGTGCTGCCCGCCGCTGAAATGGGCCTGCAGGTCGTCCGGTGTGCCGTCGGCCACCAGGCGGCCCCGGTTGATGATGAGCACCCGGTCGCACGAGGCCTCCACCTCGGGCAGGATGTGCGTCGAGAGGATGACCGTCTTTTCGCGTCCGAGCGACTTGATCAGGCTGCGGATCTCGACGATCTGGTTGGGGTCCAGGCCCGAGGTGGGTTCGTCGAGGATGAGGATCGGCGGGTCGTGGATCATGGCCTGGGCCAGGCCCACCCGTTGCCGGTAGCCCTTCGAGAGCGTGTCGATGCGCTTGCCGAGCACGTCCCCGAGGCCGCACACCTCGACCATGGCGGCGAGCCGGCGGGGGCGGTCCGCTTCGGGCACCTCGCGCAGGGTCGCCACGAAGGCCAGGTAGTCGTAGACCGTCATCTCGCCGTAGAGCGGCGTGTGCTCCGGGAGGTAGCCGATGCGCCGGCGCACGGCCAGGGGCTCTTTCGAGACGTCGAGCCCGTCAACCAGGACGGTGCCCTCGGTGGGGGGGAGGTAGCAGGTGATCACCTTCATCGTGGTGGTCTTCCCTGCTCCGTTGGGACCGAGAAAGCCGAGGATCTCGCCGGGGCGTACTTCGAAGGAGATCGCGTCCACAGCCGTCTCGGCGCCGTAGCGCTTCGTTAGCCCGCGTACCTCAATCATCGTCCGTAAGCTCTCCTGTTCCGGTTGACTTGCTTCGGTCCGGACCTGCGCCCGTCGACGCGGGGTCCGTTGTGCAGAAGAACGCGGCACCGGACGGCATATTGTATGCCGCCACGGCGCGGGCGGTACAGAAAAGTCACGCCATTAGTCGAAAAAGAGCATTTTTTTGTTCCCACGGTTCGGGGAGTAGCCCGTCGCAGGGCCGGATCTCACCCGCTTCTTCACGGCCGCCCCGGATCTTTTCGCGCCCGGCACGGGTCTTCTGGAAACGCTTCGTGTTCCGAAAAAGCGAGCCGGCCGCCTGGCCCGGCTTCGATCCGCAAACAACCCTGCAGACCCATGACGGACATGACGACGACCGGGACGGCCCACGTGAGCGCACCGGAGATCCTGGCGCGGCTGGGTATCGACGGGACGCCCGCCGGCTATGCCATCGGCCGCCGCTACGAGGAGGGCTCCGGCCCCCGCCTCACGACGTACAGCCCCATCGACGGCGAGCCGATTGCCGAGATCGGGACGGCCGCCGAGGACGAGGTCGAGGCCGCCATCGAAGCGGCCGTGCGGGCGTTCCGGGTATGGCGGGCCGTGCCGGCCCCCGTGCGTGGCGAGCTGGTCCGGCGTTTCGGCGAGAAGCTCCGGGCGCACAAGCGGGATCTGGCCGCCCTCGTGACGCTCGAGGTGGGCAAGATCACCGCCGAGGCGGAAGGCGAGGTGCAGGAGATGATCGACATCTGCGACTTTGCCGTGGGCCTGAGCCGCCAGCTCTACGGGCTGACGATTCAGAGCGAGCGGCCCGAGCACCGGCTCTCCGAATACTGGCACCCGCTCGGCCCGATCGGGGTCATCAGCGCCTTCAACTTTCCGGTGGCCGTCTGGTCCTGGAACGCCGCCATCGCGCTGGTCTGCGGCGACCCGGTGGTGTGGAAACCCTCGGAGAAGGCGCCGCTGTGTGCGCTGGCATGTCACCGGCTGTTGCAGGAGGTCATCGACGCCTACGAGCCGGCGCCGGACGGGCTCATCGCGCTGGTCAACGGCGGGCGTGCG
This window contains:
- a CDS encoding GldG family protein, which translates into the protein MKRDWTSRTSLLLVGVILVLLNLIGVNLFLRLDLTDDNVYSLSPASIRLVENLEDPVTFKAFFTPNLPAPYSSNLRFLRDKLDDYRAYGGRNVQYEFVDPGSDEALREEAERYGIPPVQIQVIENDNLQIKNAFMGLAILYGGEREIIPVVQDLSTLEYDITSALKKLTRERTPVVGFLTGHGEPTPAQHMPALDRALQRNYDVRTVSVTDTTLSPRPDVLLVVAPSDSLPEAHLKAIDAYLMSGGKAGFLLNRVAANLQMGQASELTTGLEGLLERYGARIGANLVMDRQSSSISVQRNLGGFIVQQAIEYPFFPIATRFNPDHQMVNRLREVGLYYASALDTAAVLPENVTLEPLMYSSPRSGLQQDFFFIQPMVARSMETLRDGPYVLAAAYSGTFPSAYVDGLRSPNTRLVVVGDGDFVNASLMGTEIPGNVAFVLNMVDWLAQDDDLLAIRTKTIEPRQLEFVSEAVRPWIKYANMLGPALLVLLFGLIRWRLRKSRTFVLPGSPAPSAPETPRRAEVHEPA
- a CDS encoding DUF4340 domain-containing protein translates to MRNNTLLLLAGGVVLLLIVAFAAGVFDDEISTVEVPELAIEPEAVSRMNVTWPGQALSLERRPTGWHLTAPLEARADSATAAGFLAALKNLKPEAVLSTNPARHAHYGVDSSAKTVTLYTDAPSPIRLTLGKSGPDFQSVYLRLGDDPRVLLARGRPFFPTVLDDWRDKTVLDLKSPLAIRQVRVEKEDKTYEVFREHGAWQIRVDGTTAPADSAAVARWLDRFTPLQADGFLAEVPADDVRNDPEEQLIFTLEDGTTRTLRTRIEGKYLAAVTEDAGETFRLYGHRRVMLYPSSGSLKANP
- a CDS encoding helix-turn-helix domain-containing protein gives rise to the protein MSALLQPEQVIALETMAREASDEALRRRARLLLLYHEGRPTREVAAAVGLSPSRANYWRREFRRRGMDVFPQTDAVPVKPATPPASRKRAPKTPAAEAEASLVDRVTDAIAETVPALLPKKLRKKAEKLAGEVRDILGKKAARAIEEIRTEESFRAFVDFVQKQGAQIREKLEAEDLKKKQIKFLRKQLKKLEAQIERAEKLLQKMESR
- the phoU gene encoding phosphate signaling complex protein PhoU; translated protein: MPAFRHLDEELDTLREQLDRMMHLVEAQLAEVVNALLACSRTGAETVVRQDREIDALELAIDHQCERILALQQPVAVDLRMLIAASKINKDLERIGDECKNIARAIPHLCATPEVLRVTSFDQMADVARSMFRKVQDALHRRDRLLARQVIAEDQQVDRLYLQNFNALVAYGAAHPEHMEAVAHLFSVVKAFERIADHVKNIGEDVVFLIDAVDIRHRELHQAAGESDEQG
- a CDS encoding SemiSWEET family sugar transporter, with the translated sequence MHVEPDALTVLGLVAAACTTVAFLPQVVKNWRTKSAGDLSFGMFGLFTIGVVLWLVYGVLIENLPIIAANMVTLVLNVINLVQMVRYRHRGVPGKKAV
- a CDS encoding ATP-binding cassette domain-containing protein is translated as MIEVRGLTKRYGAETAVDAISFEVRPGEILGFLGPNGAGKTTTMKVITCYLPPTEGTVLVDGLDVSKEPLAVRRRIGYLPEHTPLYGEMTVYDYLAFVATLREVPEADRPRRLAAMVEVCGLGDVLGKRIDTLSKGYRQRVGLAQAMIHDPPILILDEPTSGLDPNQIVEIRSLIKSLGREKTVILSTHILPEVEASCDRVLIINRGRLVADGTPDDLQAHFSGGQHIRFGVQANGGTGPGGIEAALQAWGKARIVDVHPDGDGALVYELASEQPDDLRPELFRLAVEQGWVLTELHRTRADLEAVFRQLTHAA
- a CDS encoding CYTH domain-containing protein; translated protein: MLEIERKFLIDRLPERLEIFPHEPVRQGYVAADPNGTVVRLRQKGDRFYLTVKSAGERARIEREVLLAADQFEALWPATEGRRLEKTRYYLPHGAYTIELDVYHGALEGLFTAEVEFESHAAAEAYAPPAWFGREVTYDPRYKNLQLATRGRPPA
- a CDS encoding ABC transporter permease, which codes for MKPAWILMKRELNAAFDSPSAYVVLIAFLLIVGWFFGNGLFLQNVASLRTVFDLAPIIFMFFVPAVTMATFAEERRAGTLELLLTMPVRDWQVITGKLLAVTVLLWSAIGLTGLYALTIAVLGDPDFGATAGGYLGLMLLAVTYGAIGLLASSLTRNQIVAFILGFAIIFALFMMDKVTDFVPGALAGLLEYLSIDYHYRNLLRGVIDSRDVLYYLSVTFFACLLTAYHLARRPE